The DNA segment GCGCTCGTATTTAACTGATTAACGTGACGTTCTATTGCACTCGTCTCTGTAGCTTGTGTTTGATGCTTAACAGCTTGTAACAGCGAGATTGACGGTGATTGTTGATGACTAAGTTCAACAGGATTAACAGAGCCTCTTACCGACGCTGAGTTATCAGCAAGTAGCGACGTAGGGACCTTCGTTGTTGTTGCGGTATCTGTGGCATTCGCTTCTGGTGCTAAAAAATGAGCAAAATAATGGTCTTTAGTTTGGTCTCGAGGGACTAAATTGTCCTGATGCTCTGGGCTAACAAAATCAATACTATCTTGCTCTTCAGCATCAATGCTATGACCACTTTTTTTATCAGCCTCTTTAGCTTGCAGTGGTTGCGGTTTGATAGCATTCGTAGCTGTATTATTTTGAGCGCCTGCATGACTGGCTATTGTCGTGGTCATTGCAATCATATTTCTAGTTCCTGATAAGCCATAATACCTTCTCTGTTTTTGGTATGATTTGCCATTACACCAGCGAGATGCGCTTGTTGCTGTTTGCATAGCTCTAGCACTTTAGAATGGCTGCTTTTTAAGGCTGTGAGCTCTCTCTGTAATTGTAACTTTAGCGCTGGTTTTAAATTCAATAACGAGAGTAAGGTGGCCACTTCATGATCTAATTTAACCACCTCGTTAACGTTAATATTTTCATTACTTGCTTTTACAACGCGGCAAAAATGAGCATGTAAAATTATAATTTGCTGCTGTAATGATTTTATATCTAACACGCTTATCACCTTAGTCAATACGGCCTAATGAAATATTATGCAAACTACAGACCAACTTTTAAAGCTTTGTTATTAAAGGAAAATAAAATAGTATAAGGAAACTTAACTTCCGCTCAACTTCCGCCAGCGGAAATAATAACACCGGGATACCCTGCATTATTATTGGCTACATTAGCGCTAAACTAAGCTGCATCTCGGCCTATATTGGCCCAACCTTCTTTCAATTTTTCCATCACATTAACCACAGTACTCAGTTCTTCAACATCATTACTGATGCTGATGTTATAGAGCGTATTGGCACAGTACTCATATAAGTGATGAAGATTAGCCGCTACTTCGCCACCCTCTTCCATATCAAGTGCCGCATCTAAACCCGATACAATATCTAAACATTTACTGATAGATTTACCTTTATGCTCATATCGACGACCTACAATATGACCTTCGGCACGGGCTATTTCATCTAATAGCCCGTCAATTAACATCACCACTAATTTGTGGGGATCGGCCGTGGCAGCCTGTGCTTCGGTATTGGTTTCCTGGTAGGCATCATAACCCAGATCAAATTCGTTCATGTTTCTATCCTATTGACTAAAATTGTTGGATCATACCAAACAGACCACTGGTCTGCTGCATCTGGCTCTGTAATTGCTGCATCGCGGTAAACTGTTTCAAGTAACGCTGATACAGACTCTCCATCTGCACATCTAACTGCGCGGTTTTGTCTTGCAGTCTATCAATTTCTGAATTTAAACTCGACACCCGATTATCATATATCCCTTTTGACTGACTATAGGGCTTTAACGTTGTGGATAATCTGTCCACAATGCCATCTTTACCCAGCAACATGTTGTTGAGAATATCCGGATCTTTATCCAGTGACTTGGCCAGAGCTTCTTTATCTAGGGATATTTCGCCGTTTTTATCAAACTTAAGACCGACCTGACTCAGGTAGCCACCGTCGGGCAGATTGGAAAACACAGAACGCAACTGCCGCATCATCGAGGAGGCGGTACTGTCGCCAGACAGGGGTGCTCGGGTTATATTCTTCGTCGCGCCGGTCTCGACCTTAGAGATCGTCGCGGTTTTAACCCGGCCCATCAGGCCGTTATAGGCACTCACCAGTAACTCTAATGATTTGGTGATGGCATCATCATCACGCCCGACCGTTAATGTCAGCGGCTCGCCGACATTGGTTTTGGTCAATTCCAGGGTGAGATTATCGGTAATATTTTCAACTTTGTTTGACTGCGAAGTAATAGCGATGCCGTTAAAAGTTAATTCGGCGTTTTGCGCCTTGCTCAATTCGATTTGACCTGTGACTATAGTTTTCGTGGCATCATCAGGGTCTGGAATAGTTTTACTGTTAACGGCTGTATCTAATAATGTATCAGCAACGCCAGCATACTCCACTGTCAGCGCATGCTCGGTACCGGTTTTTGTACTGCTCAATACCAGTTTAACATCAGTACCGGTGCGAATAATGGACGCCTGCACCCCGGGATTATCTTCCGCATTGTTAATGGCATTCCGTAGATCCATCAGATTAGCATCTTCGGGCAATTCGTGAAGATTCAACACCATGTCTTCTGAGCCCACCGAGAACTTCAGCGCCCCCTCACGAGGTATCTTCACATTCTCATCTGTAAACGTCAGGCCAATGCGCGATGCCTTGGCCAACTGGCTGACCTCAATGCTGTAATCACCGACAATAGCGCCGTCAGTGGTACTGGCCTTAATAATGCCTTCACTGCTTAACTTGGTGTCGGTCGCCCTTAAATCACTGCTTTTACTTAAGTCTTTAAGTGCCGTCGATAAATTGCCCACCTTTCCGTCTAATGCTTTGAACGCTCTGATCTTATTATTGACTGTCGCTTGCTGCGTATTATTGTGTTTATCCAAACCGGCACGAGTAGCAGCCACCAACTGTGAGGAAAAAGAAGCGGGATCTATCGCCATAACAACTCCATAAAAACAAAAAAGATCCTATATTCCGGGTTTGGATATAGGATCATATTTTTAATTCCAAACGGAATTAATGTATAACTCGGTCATTACGCGATTAACGTAACAGACCCATTACCATGCCGCCGATCTGGTTGCTCTTGCCTAGTACAGACATACCAGATTGCATTAACAGCTGTTGCTTAGTCATGTTTGCAGATTCTGCAGCAAAATCAGCATCCATAATACGGCCTTTAGACAGTTCAATATTCTGGTTCATGTTGCCCAGGTTATTGATTGTGTGGTCTAAACGGTTGATTGACGCACCGAACTGGCCACGTAAAGAGCCAATAGCATCAAGCAGGCGGTCAGCACTTGCCATTGCTGTTTTTGCACTCGCTTGATCGGTAACTTTACCCAAACCTGCTTGTGCTGCAGCCAAATTACCAAGCTTACCTGAAGTATCAAGCTTCATGTTTTCATTCGCAGAAGAACCGATCTGGAAAGTGATCTCAGCACCGAAGGCACCGGCTGATGATGCAACACCAATTTTACCTGCTGCCGCGTCTTCAGCGGTTTTAAGGTCAGTTTTAGCACTATCAACCGCGGTTATTTGACTAGCCGCAGTGTCAAATGTACCCACTACAGCCGCTGTAATTTTAGTTGTATCAGTAGCTGCGGTTACCGTAGCACCTGCTGCAGTAGTACCAGTGACTGTTGAGCCAATAGCTGCATCTAGAGTAGATTGTGCTGCTTCAACAGTATAATGAAGGCTTCGGTTCGTTGTTGCATCAGCTACTGACACTTCTGTCGCTAACAGTTTCTTACCTTCACCGTACTGAGTATTTTGCGCGATGTTAGTTAATTCTGCCGCTAACTCTTTGTATTCATCATTTAGCGCCGTGTATTCTGCTTTGCCGTTAGTGCCGTTAGCCGCTTGCGTAGCAATATCTTTCATACGCTGACCAATGCTGGTCATTTCTGATAACGCGCCTTCTGCAGTTTGCATCATTGAGATAGCATCCTGGGCGTTACGCATACCTATTTTCTGACCGTTAGACTGAGTCTGTAGACGCGTTGCGATCTGTAGACCAGCAGCATCATCCGATGCAGAGTTGATACGTAGACCAGTACCTAAACGTTGCATTGCAGTTGACAGCATGCTGTTGGTTTTGCCCAGTTGGTTTTGAGTAACCAGTGACGCGTAGTTAGTATGAACTGATAAAGCCATGTGAAAGTATCCTAATGCTATTGATTATAAAGAGATGAAATAGAAGTATTTAATGCCTTCTCATCTCGCTTATAAATACAAAGCGACACTCGATCCTAAAAACTTAAATTTATTTTTATTTTATTTTAAATAAATAAACATAATGCGTTGTATCTTTTAATTTAAGCGTTAATGCACATGAACAATCGCGATCTACTTTTACGTATCACTGCAGATCAGACTCCATCATACTCATTATATAACAACAGGTTAGTAATTATAAAACCAAAAATTCAACCAGTTTACTTATTCAATAATGCTACTGCGGTATTACGCGATATATTGGCTTGCGCTAATAAACTCGTTAACCGACTGCCAAAATCACCGTCACTGAGTAATGCTGATAGCTCAGATGCCACGGCGCTAATATCAATAGGCGCAGAGTGAGACCCTTTATTTCGAACCTGATCCATGGCCGCTCTAAGCTGCACGATAGCATGACGCACATCAGCTTGTACTTGTCTTACTTGCTCATTAACGTCTTGCTTATGCCCATTTTTTTTATTGGCATTGCCATCGATGGCGTCAGCCAAACTCAATAAAGCGCCCACTTGTAATTGCATCTGCACCGGGACTGGATTGCCCGCCGGCACTCGAATACCTTCACCAGAAAATAATACCGGTTCATTAAAAAACCGACTATTATCAGATGTTGGATTGAAGACTAATTTTTGCTCGGCATTAAGCGTCACGTGGGTATCAACCGCAGCTAAAGAACGGTTAATGCTCATTAATATTTCTTTCGGCTCAGCATAAGCAGGAATGTGAAAACTCACCGACTTACCCGCGGATGGCAGTACCATACTCAGTGTTTCTGCGGGTTTTTTCGCTAATAAATTCACACTATTCAACACGTAATTAGGGCGTTCTGTATGGCGATTCAATACTTTTGGCTGTAACTGGCCATTTAAGTCTTTACTCGTGACATGGTCAAGTTGGCGCACTCGATTAGCCATCACGTCAGCATTATTAACTTTGTTATTGAGCATCGTACTAATATTAACAAGCTCCCGATACACAGTACCTAAACTATTCTCTGCACTTTTATATTGACTAAAAGTCAATTGGTTTGAATTCAGCCCAGACCAACGCGCTAAGCCTGATGCTGTCACATTACCATTGCGTTGTTTGTGCCGTTCAGTCGTCGTTAGCTTGCTATCCACGACATTAACACTCGACCCTTTAGTCGATTGGTTTGCCGCAGGAGTAACAAGCGAGGGTAAATGTTTAGTGCTATTAACTAAATTATCACTAACTTTATTAAGTAGATTTATCATTATCTTACATCACATTAAACAAGCTTAATCTACTTGCCTTAACATACACCATCTGTGTTGTTTTTAGTGCCAATTCAGCTTGAGCAAACTCAAATGAGGCCGTGCCATAGTCGAGTTGCTCTAAGGATAACTGCAGTTTTTTTCCATATAAACTAATATCAGCATTGGTATCTTTCGTTTGTATAATTTCTGATAGACGAGTACCGATAATCGTCAGTAATTGTAAGTTGGTATCAGCACTCGAGTCTATCGCCGCTAACATAACCTTTCTGTCGGCAGGGACTTGGCTATCCGTGTTTAACTTCTCGATATAGCCATCTAAGTCTTTAAAAAAATCTTGGCCACCATCAAAAAAAGTTTCTCCAACATCTATGTTCGAAACAACCTTAACACCGGAAGCAATGGTTATTTTACGTTCACGATTATCACCGACATAGGTGTAGTCCCCTGTGACAGGATCGGGTCCTGCAATTGGTGCTTTTTCGACTTCTGAGCCGGAAAATAGATATTTTCCATTACTGCCTTTGGCATTTGCACTCGCCAGTAATGACTCTTTTACCGCTTCCATTTCTTGAGCAATCGCTTTGCGTCCTGCCGCGGTTAGCGTGCCATTACCCGCTTCCAAAGTTAAATCACGCAATTTCCCGAGCTGGTCGGAAATACTGGTGACATAGGTTTCAGCCCCTGAAAGATGACGACGAGCGTTTTCAATATTAGTATTAAACTGTTTTAAATTGGCTTGTTCCGCTTGTAACGCCATCAATTTCACCGTACCTAACGGATCATCTGATGGTTTAATAATGCGCTTGCCCGATGCCTGTTGTTGAATAATATGAGCAAAACGACTTGCGCCTCGATCCATACCGCTCATGACGATACGCTGAAGTTGAACTGTACTCACTCGCATAATTATTCCTTACATCATCCTTAATAGGGTTGCAAATAGCTGATCAGCAATGCTAATTACTTTTGCGTTAGCATTATAAGACTGCTGATACTTCATTAATGAAATACCTTCTTCGTCGAGGTTAACACCACTCACCGAGTCACGTTGAGCTAATGCAGCTTCAGCCATCGTTTTACTTGCTTGCGCACTAGACCGTGCCTCACCACTTTTAATCGCAAGAGAACCAACCAAACCATTATAAATACCTAACAAGCCATCTTTCATCTCAAGTAATGCGGTTAAATTAGTATTATCACCGGGACCAGTACCGGCCGCACCCAAGGCTAAATCTTTCGGTTTAAATCCATCAGACACCTGGAATGAACCCGCGGGATTGGATGGATCATAACTAAACAATGGTTTACCT comes from the Moritella yayanosii genome and includes:
- the fliS gene encoding flagellar export chaperone FliS, which produces MNEFDLGYDAYQETNTEAQAATADPHKLVVMLIDGLLDEIARAEGHIVGRRYEHKGKSISKCLDIVSGLDAALDMEEGGEVAANLHHLYEYCANTLYNISISNDVEELSTVVNVMEKLKEGWANIGRDAA
- the fliD gene encoding flagellar filament capping protein FliD, translating into MAIDPASFSSQLVAATRAGLDKHNNTQQATVNNKIRAFKALDGKVGNLSTALKDLSKSSDLRATDTKLSSEGIIKASTTDGAIVGDYSIEVSQLAKASRIGLTFTDENVKIPREGALKFSVGSEDMVLNLHELPEDANLMDLRNAINNAEDNPGVQASIIRTGTDVKLVLSSTKTGTEHALTVEYAGVADTLLDTAVNSKTIPDPDDATKTIVTGQIELSKAQNAELTFNGIAITSQSNKVENITDNLTLELTKTNVGEPLTLTVGRDDDAITKSLELLVSAYNGLMGRVKTATISKVETGATKNITRAPLSGDSTASSMMRQLRSVFSNLPDGGYLSQVGLKFDKNGEISLDKEALAKSLDKDPDILNNMLLGKDGIVDRLSTTLKPYSQSKGIYDNRVSSLNSEIDRLQDKTAQLDVQMESLYQRYLKQFTAMQQLQSQMQQTSGLFGMIQQF
- a CDS encoding flagellin N-terminal helical domain-containing protein; translation: MALSVHTNYASLVTQNQLGKTNSMLSTAMQRLGTGLRINSASDDAAGLQIATRLQTQSNGQKIGMRNAQDAISMMQTAEGALSEMTSIGQRMKDIATQAANGTNGKAEYTALNDEYKELAAELTNIAQNTQYGEGKKLLATEVSVADATTNRSLHYTVEAAQSTLDAAIGSTVTGTTAAGATVTAATDTTKITAAVVGTFDTAASQITAVDSAKTDLKTAEDAAAGKIGVASSAGAFGAEITFQIGSSANENMKLDTSGKLGNLAAAQAGLGKVTDQASAKTAMASADRLLDAIGSLRGQFGASINRLDHTINNLGNMNQNIELSKGRIMDADFAAESANMTKQQLLMQSGMSVLGKSNQIGGMVMGLLR
- the flgL gene encoding flagellar hook-associated protein FlgL → MRVSTVQLQRIVMSGMDRGASRFAHIIQQQASGKRIIKPSDDPLGTVKLMALQAEQANLKQFNTNIENARRHLSGAETYVTSISDQLGKLRDLTLEAGNGTLTAAGRKAIAQEMEAVKESLLASANAKGSNGKYLFSGSEVEKAPIAGPDPVTGDYTYVGDNRERKITIASGVKVVSNIDVGETFFDGGQDFFKDLDGYIEKLNTDSQVPADRKVMLAAIDSSADTNLQLLTIIGTRLSEIIQTKDTNADISLYGKKLQLSLEQLDYGTASFEFAQAELALKTTQMVYVKASRLSLFNVM